The following proteins are encoded in a genomic region of Porphyrobacter sp. CACIAM 03H1:
- a CDS encoding TspO/MBR family protein has translation MNRMMIIPVTVATVAALCVAALGATVTDLGPWYQALAKPAWNPPDVVFPMGWTVIYALITVAGITAWRAAPNTAAAEWVIGLFALNGFLNISWSILFFRFQRPDWAFYEVVLLWLSILAMILYCGRFSKKAAVLLVPYLAWVTFAAALNRAVVELNAPFG, from the coding sequence ATGAACCGGATGATGATCATTCCGGTGACCGTCGCCACGGTCGCCGCGCTGTGCGTGGCGGCGCTGGGCGCGACCGTCACCGATCTCGGGCCGTGGTACCAGGCGCTCGCCAAGCCCGCGTGGAACCCGCCGGACGTGGTCTTCCCGATGGGCTGGACGGTGATCTACGCGCTGATCACCGTCGCCGGGATCACCGCCTGGCGCGCGGCGCCGAACACGGCGGCGGCGGAATGGGTGATCGGCCTGTTCGCATTGAACGGCTTTCTCAACATCAGCTGGTCGATCCTGTTCTTCCGCTTCCAGCGTCCCGACTGGGCGTTCTACGAGGTCGTCCTGCTGTGGCTCTCGATCCTCGCGATGATCCTCTATTGCGGGCGCTTCTCTAAGAAGGCGGCGGTGCTGCTGGTGCCCTATCTGGCATGGGTGACCTTCGCCGCCGCGCTCAACCGCGCGGTGGTCGAGCTCAACGCGCCCTTCGGCTGA
- a CDS encoding geranylgeranyl diphosphate reductase, producing MNQTIYDAVVIGGGPSGSTAATDLALAGHSVLLIERGGRIKPCGGAVPPRLLADFDIPQSLLVAKARSARMIAPSGRAVDMPVGEIGYVGMVDREEFDEWLRERARHSGAERLTATFEKIERDDKAHPIVTFRRTRGGPLESVRARVVIGADGARSAVAKQCLPGAERVPCVFAYHEIIKSPPKNTDQFDASRCDVFYQGRLSPDFYAWVFPHGETASIGVGSANKGFSLRGAIATMRDDLGLDRCETVRREGAPIPLKPLKRWDNGADVIVAGDAAGIVAPASGEGIYYAMVGGRMVAEASAAFLRTGEAKHLRSARKAFMKEHGKVFWVLGVMQYFWYSSDKRRERFVTMCDDKDVQELTWQAYMHKKLVRAKPLAHIKIFLKDTAHLLGLRPAT from the coding sequence ATGAACCAGACGATCTACGATGCCGTGGTGATCGGCGGCGGGCCCTCGGGTTCCACCGCCGCGACCGACCTTGCGCTGGCGGGCCATTCGGTGCTGCTGATCGAGCGCGGGGGGCGGATCAAGCCCTGCGGCGGCGCGGTGCCGCCGCGGCTGCTCGCCGATTTCGACATTCCCCAGTCGCTGCTGGTCGCCAAGGCGCGCTCGGCCCGGATGATCGCCCCCTCGGGCCGCGCGGTCGACATGCCGGTGGGCGAGATCGGCTATGTCGGCATGGTCGACCGCGAGGAATTCGACGAATGGCTGCGCGAGCGGGCCCGCCATTCCGGTGCCGAGCGCCTCACCGCGACCTTCGAGAAGATCGAGCGCGACGACAAGGCCCACCCCATCGTCACCTTCCGCCGCACACGGGGCGGCCCGCTCGAGAGCGTGCGCGCCCGCGTGGTGATCGGCGCCGACGGGGCGCGATCGGCGGTCGCCAAGCAGTGCCTTCCGGGGGCGGAGCGCGTGCCTTGCGTCTTCGCCTATCACGAGATCATCAAGTCGCCGCCCAAGAACACCGACCAGTTCGACGCCTCGCGCTGCGATGTCTTCTACCAGGGCCGCCTCTCGCCCGATTTCTACGCCTGGGTCTTCCCCCATGGCGAGACCGCGAGCATCGGGGTGGGCAGCGCCAACAAGGGCTTTTCCCTGCGCGGCGCGATCGCCACGATGCGCGACGATCTCGGGCTCGACCGCTGCGAGACGGTGCGCCGCGAAGGCGCGCCGATCCCGCTGAAGCCGCTGAAGCGCTGGGACAACGGCGCCGATGTGATCGTCGCGGGCGATGCCGCAGGGATCGTCGCGCCGGCCTCGGGCGAAGGGATCTACTACGCCATGGTCGGCGGCCGGATGGTGGCCGAGGCCAGCGCCGCCTTCCTCAGGACCGGCGAGGCGAAGCACCTGCGCTCGGCCCGCAAGGCCTTCATGAAGGAGCACGGCAAGGTGTTCTGGGTGCTCGGGGTGATGCAGTATTTCTGGTATTCGTCCGACAAGCGCCGCGAGCGCTTTGTCACCATGTGCGACGACAAGGACGTGCAGGAGCTGACCTGGCAGGCCTACATGCACAAGAAGCTGGTGCGCGCAAAGCCGCTGGCGCACATCAAGATCTTTCTCAAGGACACCGCGCACCTGCTCGGCCTGAGGCCCGCCACCTGA
- a CDS encoding BCD family MFS transporter: protein MHAPLASPEINTEKGFGWLAIIRIGLVQAAIGALVMLASTVLNRVMVVELKLLATIPAGLVAWHYAVQLGRPLWGHASDKGNNRTVWIVGGLAVLAAGVVLATQATLMMRESFGAAFALAVFAYALIGAGVGAGGTSALALLASGVAPERRAAAAAVTWTMMVAGIVASAITVGQLLKPFSFDRLLLVAGGLALAMVALTVLATWRLERQAGRFGHAAREGEVPDFRAALSEIWHEPAARRFTVFIFVSMIAFSMQDLILEPFAGLIFGLSPGESTQLGGQHQGGILAGMILTGVGGSAFTGKRPDGLRAWVIGGCVLSAAGLAALGVAAVSGPPWPLGINVFVLGFGNGVFAVAAIGAMMGLAGAGETTREGVRMGVWGASQAIAFGLGNLLGAGGVDYARHALGADGPAFQLVFAIEAAAFVLAALLAVRATGGAALREARTEQREGVYA from the coding sequence ATGCACGCCCCGCTGGCCTCGCCCGAAATCAATACCGAGAAGGGCTTCGGCTGGCTGGCGATCATCCGTATCGGGCTGGTGCAGGCTGCGATCGGCGCGCTGGTGATGCTCGCCTCGACCGTGCTCAACCGGGTGATGGTGGTGGAGCTGAAGCTGCTGGCGACGATCCCCGCCGGGCTGGTGGCGTGGCATTATGCGGTGCAGCTGGGCCGCCCCCTGTGGGGTCATGCCTCGGACAAGGGGAATAATCGCACCGTCTGGATCGTCGGCGGGCTTGCCGTGCTGGCGGCGGGGGTGGTGCTGGCGACGCAGGCGACGCTGATGATGCGGGAGTCCTTCGGCGCGGCCTTCGCGCTGGCGGTCTTCGCCTATGCGCTGATCGGCGCAGGCGTGGGCGCGGGCGGAACCTCGGCGCTGGCGCTGCTCGCGAGCGGGGTCGCGCCCGAACGGCGCGCGGCCGCCGCGGCGGTGACCTGGACGATGATGGTCGCAGGGATCGTCGCCTCGGCGATCACCGTGGGCCAGCTCCTCAAGCCCTTCAGTTTCGACCGGCTGCTGCTGGTGGCGGGCGGGCTGGCGCTGGCGATGGTGGCGCTGACGGTGCTGGCGACATGGCGGCTCGAGCGACAGGCGGGCCGCTTCGGCCATGCCGCGCGCGAGGGCGAGGTGCCCGATTTCCGCGCGGCACTCTCCGAAATCTGGCACGAGCCTGCGGCGCGGCGCTTCACGGTGTTCATCTTCGTCTCGATGATCGCCTTCTCGATGCAGGACCTGATCCTCGAGCCCTTCGCGGGGCTGATCTTCGGCCTCTCGCCGGGAGAATCGACCCAGCTGGGCGGGCAGCATCAGGGCGGCATCCTCGCCGGCATGATCCTGACCGGCGTGGGCGGCAGCGCCTTCACCGGCAAGCGGCCCGATGGCCTGCGCGCCTGGGTGATCGGCGGTTGCGTCCTCTCGGCCGCGGGGCTCGCGGCGCTGGGAGTTGCGGCGGTGAGCGGGCCGCCCTGGCCGCTCGGGATCAATGTCTTCGTGCTCGGCTTCGGCAACGGCGTCTTCGCGGTTGCCGCCATCGGCGCGATGATGGGGCTGGCCGGTGCCGGCGAGACTACCCGCGAGGGCGTGCGCATGGGCGTGTGGGGCGCGAGCCAGGCGATCGCCTTCGGGCTCGGGAACCTGCTCGGGGCGGGGGGCGTGGACTATGCCCGTCACGCGCTGGGCGCCGACGGGCCGGCCTTCCAGCTGGTCTTCGCCATCGAGGCGGCCGCCTTCGTGCTCGCGGCGCTGCTGGCGGTCAGGGCGACGGGGGGCGCAGCCTTGCGCGAGGCACGCACGGAACAAAGGGAAGGGGTCTACGCATGA
- the chlG gene encoding chlorophyll synthase ChlG, with amino-acid sequence MEHSVPSTRTVPNPARRPGGAPRPRDVLELLKPITWFPPMWAFMCGAVSSGAGLEGRWWFVAGGVVLAGPLVCGTSQAVNDWFDRHVDAINEPHRPIPSGRIPGRWGLYIAIIASLVSASVGWLLGPIVFVASLVGLAFAWAYSAPPLRFKANGWLGPLVCGLTYEGLSWFTGATVMLGAMPSAEVIAVLVLYSLGAHGIMVLNDFKAVEGDRQTGLTSLPVVLGVSAAARLACVTMAAAQVVVIALLAAWGYTISAVVVTGVLAAQIAAMPRLLRDPAKYAPWYNGVGVTLYVLGMLAAALGLGGQI; translated from the coding sequence ATGGAGCACTCGGTACCCTCGACTCGCACCGTGCCCAACCCGGCCCGGCGTCCCGGAGGCGCCCCGCGACCGCGCGATGTGCTCGAACTCCTCAAGCCGATCACCTGGTTCCCGCCGATGTGGGCCTTCATGTGCGGGGCCGTGTCCTCGGGCGCGGGGCTGGAGGGGCGCTGGTGGTTCGTCGCGGGCGGCGTGGTGCTGGCAGGGCCGCTGGTGTGCGGCACCTCGCAGGCCGTGAACGACTGGTTCGACCGCCATGTCGATGCCATTAACGAACCGCACCGCCCGATCCCCTCGGGCCGCATTCCGGGCCGCTGGGGGCTTTATATCGCCATCATCGCCAGCCTCGTCTCGGCGAGCGTCGGCTGGCTGCTCGGCCCCATCGTCTTCGTCGCCTCGCTGGTCGGCCTCGCCTTCGCCTGGGCCTATTCCGCCCCGCCGCTGCGCTTCAAGGCGAACGGCTGGCTCGGCCCGCTGGTGTGCGGGCTGACCTACGAGGGCCTCTCGTGGTTCACCGGCGCCACCGTGATGCTGGGCGCGATGCCCTCGGCGGAAGTGATCGCAGTGCTGGTGCTCTATTCGCTGGGTGCGCACGGCATCATGGTCCTCAACGACTTCAAGGCGGTCGAGGGCGACCGCCAGACCGGCCTCACCTCTCTGCCGGTGGTGCTGGGCGTGAGCGCGGCGGCGCGGCTCGCCTGCGTGACGATGGCCGCCGCGCAGGTGGTGGTGATCGCGCTGCTGGCGGCGTGGGGCTACACGATCTCCGCCGTGGTGGTGACCGGCGTGCTCGCCGCGCAGATCGCCGCCATGCCGCGCCTGCTGCGCGATCCGGCGAAGTATGCGCCGTGGTACAACGGGGTAGGCGTGACGCTCTACGTGCTGGGGATGCTGGCGGCGGCGCTCGGCCTCGGGGGGCAGATCTGA
- the ppsR gene encoding transcriptional regulator PpsR, producing the protein MLTRKHSIEGKHPFGKAAELFNTLDADAAMKLAMVAGDVTLVLDDTGTILDAAFDPREFPGFANMVGTNWIETVTDESRPKIMEMLAAARRGEVQHWRQVNHPSRDGDVPIRYAVLSVNRGEHRIAFGRDLREAGKLQQRLLQVQQSLERDYLRMRQLEARYRMLFERSTEPVLIVEAGTLRIREANPAAHALMGARPAGLPGKKLLTFIDKNSHDAVQALVGAALVSDTVSPGRIRIARGSREVMASVNGFTQDRGQFLLVRLVPASDRATGEFSPVLALVDQMPDAFVVADSNLEIVTANAAFVEMLQAASVDQLRGRHLSESIGRPGIDLDLIEGQIDQHGAARNVATVLRVGHDVDGEPIELSAVRTSGEDGYYAFVIRPIGRRLRDLPPGAQDLPRSVEQLTDLVGRMSLKDIVRESTDLIERLCIEAALSYTSDNRASAAEILGLSRQSLYSKLHRYGLGNLAGDGE; encoded by the coding sequence ATGCTCACCCGCAAGCACTCGATCGAAGGCAAGCACCCTTTCGGGAAGGCGGCGGAGCTGTTCAACACGCTCGATGCCGATGCGGCGATGAAGCTGGCGATGGTGGCGGGCGACGTCACCCTCGTGCTCGACGACACCGGCACGATCCTCGATGCGGCCTTCGACCCGCGCGAGTTCCCGGGCTTCGCCAACATGGTCGGGACCAACTGGATTGAGACCGTCACCGACGAATCCCGTCCGAAAATCATGGAGATGCTCGCCGCTGCCCGGCGCGGTGAGGTGCAGCACTGGCGGCAGGTCAACCACCCCTCGCGCGACGGCGACGTGCCGATCCGCTATGCCGTGCTCAGCGTCAATCGCGGCGAGCACCGCATCGCCTTCGGTCGTGACCTGCGCGAGGCGGGCAAGCTCCAGCAGCGCCTGCTGCAGGTCCAGCAGTCGCTCGAACGCGACTATCTGCGGATGCGCCAGCTCGAGGCACGCTACCGGATGCTGTTCGAGCGGTCGACCGAGCCGGTGCTGATCGTCGAGGCCGGTACGCTCCGTATCCGCGAGGCCAATCCGGCCGCTCACGCGCTGATGGGCGCCCGTCCCGCGGGGCTGCCGGGCAAGAAGCTGCTGACCTTCATCGACAAGAACTCGCACGATGCGGTGCAGGCGCTGGTCGGCGCCGCGCTGGTGTCGGACACGGTCAGCCCGGGGCGCATTCGCATCGCTCGCGGATCGCGCGAGGTGATGGCCTCGGTCAACGGCTTCACCCAGGATCGCGGGCAGTTCCTGCTGGTCCGGCTGGTGCCCGCGAGCGACCGGGCCACAGGCGAATTCTCCCCCGTTCTGGCGCTCGTCGACCAGATGCCCGACGCCTTCGTCGTCGCCGACAGCAACCTCGAGATCGTCACCGCCAATGCCGCCTTCGTCGAGATGCTCCAGGCCGCCAGCGTCGACCAGCTGCGCGGCCGGCACCTGTCGGAATCCATCGGCCGGCCGGGCATCGATCTCGACCTGATCGAAGGCCAGATCGACCAGCATGGCGCGGCGCGCAATGTCGCCACGGTGCTGCGGGTCGGCCATGATGTCGACGGCGAACCGATTGAATTGTCGGCGGTCCGCACCTCGGGCGAGGATGGCTACTATGCCTTCGTGATCCGCCCGATCGGTCGCCGCCTCCGCGACCTGCCGCCCGGTGCGCAGGATCTGCCGCGCTCGGTCGAGCAGCTCACCGACCTTGTCGGCCGCATGAGCCTCAAGGACATCGTGCGCGAGAGCACCGACCTGATCGAGCGGCTCTGCATCGAGGCGGCGCTGAGCTACACCTCGGACAACCGCGCCTCGGCCGCCGAGATCCTCGGCCTTTCGCGCCAGAGCCTCTATTCCAAGCTCCACCGCTACGGCCTCGGTAATCTCGCTGGCGACGGCGAGTAG
- a CDS encoding cobalamin B12-binding domain-containing protein yields the protein MGESKASGMFGAGSAVLRGVISAPLERVRRRSSAAADQPDSVNTIIESEIIPRLLMAHSSGENRKRSRLLRTITPDEASRFAVLPLRLEAAALLEEVDAFIAKGASVETICLDLLAPAARRLGELWDNDECDFLDVTMGLWRLQEVMREVAARAPVDLAGLATPRCALFSPMPGDHHNFGTLMIEEVFARGGWRSEALVKPERRELLDRLAHQPFDLVGLTLARDCPSAALSNLIKAVRNVSANPHIIVLVGGRMINENPGMAMEVGADGTGADALAALELANALVNTAAARDLNLR from the coding sequence ATGGGAGAGTCCAAGGCTTCGGGGATGTTCGGCGCAGGATCGGCGGTGCTGCGGGGTGTGATTTCGGCACCGCTGGAACGGGTCAGACGACGATCTTCCGCAGCTGCGGACCAGCCCGACTCGGTCAACACCATCATCGAAAGCGAGATCATCCCGCGCCTGCTGATGGCGCATTCTTCCGGGGAGAACCGCAAGCGGTCCCGTCTGCTGCGCACCATCACCCCTGACGAGGCTTCGCGCTTTGCCGTCCTGCCGCTGCGGCTCGAGGCCGCGGCCCTTCTGGAGGAGGTCGACGCCTTCATCGCCAAGGGCGCCAGCGTCGAGACCATCTGCCTCGATCTGCTCGCCCCCGCTGCCCGCCGTCTCGGCGAGCTGTGGGACAACGACGAGTGCGATTTTCTCGACGTGACAATGGGTTTGTGGCGTCTGCAGGAAGTCATGCGCGAGGTCGCTGCGCGGGCGCCGGTCGATCTGGCGGGCCTTGCCACGCCCCGTTGCGCGCTGTTCTCGCCGATGCCGGGCGATCACCACAATTTCGGCACGCTGATGATCGAGGAGGTCTTCGCCCGCGGCGGCTGGCGCAGCGAGGCGCTGGTCAAGCCCGAACGGCGCGAGCTGCTCGACCGGCTGGCCCACCAGCCCTTCGACCTCGTAGGATTGACGCTTGCCCGCGATTGTCCTAGCGCCGCGCTGAGCAATCTCATCAAGGCGGTACGCAACGTGTCCGCCAATCCTCACATCATCGTGCTGGTCGGCGGACGAATGATCAACGAGAATCCCGGAATGGCGATGGAAGTGGGGGCAGACGGCACGGGCGCGGACGCGCTCGCCGCGCTCGAACTCGCGAACGCGCTGGTGAATACTGCTGCTGCCCGTGATCTGAACCTCCGGTAG
- the bchF gene encoding 2-vinyl bacteriochlorophyllide hydratase: protein MDQASPVEPGTTVKGAGHERGNSRVLYTAEERARRDASVWTVVQGVLAPVQFLVFLVSLGLVIRTLATGEGAFAADVSIVIKTLVLYTIMITGSIWEKVVFGKWLFAESFFWEDVFSMLVLALHTLYLVMLLGGLGTLEQRMLVALAGYGAYVINAGQFLWKLRMARLEGAPARQAVAA from the coding sequence ATGGATCAGGCATCCCCGGTCGAACCCGGAACCACGGTGAAGGGGGCGGGCCACGAAAGGGGCAATTCCCGCGTACTTTACACCGCGGAAGAGCGGGCACGGCGGGACGCTTCGGTCTGGACGGTCGTGCAGGGCGTGCTCGCCCCGGTGCAGTTTCTCGTCTTCCTCGTCAGCCTCGGCCTCGTGATCCGCACGCTTGCGACAGGCGAAGGCGCCTTTGCCGCCGACGTCTCGATCGTGATCAAGACGCTGGTGCTCTACACCATCATGATCACCGGCTCGATCTGGGAGAAGGTCGTGTTCGGGAAGTGGCTCTTCGCCGAGTCGTTCTTCTGGGAAGACGTCTTCTCGATGCTCGTGCTGGCGCTGCACACGCTCTACCTCGTCATGCTGCTCGGCGGACTGGGGACGCTCGAACAGCGGATGCTGGTCGCGCTCGCGGGCTACGGCGCCTACGTCATCAACGCCGGACAGTTCCTGTGGAAGCTGCGCATGGCACGGCTGGAAGGCGCACCCGCGCGCCAGGCGGTGGCCGCATGA